One region of Bdellovibrio bacteriovorus genomic DNA includes:
- a CDS encoding MlaE family ABC transporter permease codes for MNSINTPLTAFMLEILRFVGGVGLLSADVFKQIFKGRFYWKLLVEQIYQIGIRSMPLIIVTAVSIGMVMSLQFGLGLEKFGGKLYVPKLLAVTILREIGPVFTSLMLAARVGAGIASEIGSMVVTQQIDAIRALGTSPIKKIVIPRVLACLIVLPILVSIANIVGNAGGLLVGATELNLDPNFYLLKVITTSSMQDYLSGFGKTFFFALFIAIPSCYFGLNVKEGTKEVGIATTKAVVVSSILILVGDFFLSKLFWIVEKL; via the coding sequence ATGAATTCAATTAATACGCCTCTGACAGCCTTTATGCTTGAGATCCTCCGCTTCGTCGGGGGTGTGGGCCTATTGTCTGCAGATGTGTTTAAGCAAATTTTCAAGGGCCGTTTCTATTGGAAGCTCTTGGTGGAGCAAATCTATCAAATTGGGATTCGCTCTATGCCTTTAATCATCGTCACGGCCGTCAGTATCGGGATGGTGATGTCTTTGCAGTTTGGTTTGGGTCTAGAAAAATTTGGCGGAAAGCTTTACGTCCCAAAACTTTTAGCCGTCACCATCTTGCGAGAAATCGGTCCGGTTTTTACAAGTCTTATGCTCGCCGCTCGTGTTGGTGCGGGTATCGCCAGTGAAATTGGGAGTATGGTCGTCACTCAGCAAATCGATGCGATTCGCGCATTAGGCACTTCACCAATTAAAAAAATCGTGATCCCAAGAGTGCTGGCTTGCCTAATCGTACTTCCTATCTTGGTGTCGATTGCCAATATCGTAGGAAATGCAGGCGGCCTTTTAGTCGGCGCGACAGAGCTGAATCTGGATCCTAATTTTTATCTGCTTAAAGTAATCACGACTTCCAGCATGCAAGATTACCTTTCTGGTTTTGGAAAGACGTTCTTCTTTGCTTTATTTATTGCAATTCCATCTTGTTACTTCGGACTTAATGTCAAAGAAGGTACGAAAGAAGTGGGTATTGCGACGACGAAGGCTGTCGTCGTTTCTTCGATTCTGATTTTAGTGGGCGACTTCTTCTTATCAAAACTTTTCTGGATCGTGGAGAAACTATGA
- a CDS encoding ABC transporter ATP-binding protein, producing MNESRKGFIEVVNFHKSFGSKKVHSGVSFYVRKGECLGLIGGSGTGKSVLLRSLVGLEKPDQGQIIIDGTDIARMRERELNEIRKKVAYAFQGGALFDSMSVYENLAYPLREHFNLSEKEIADKIREQLAEFGLAGSEHLLPGNISGGMQKRVGLARAMMMHPEVVLYDEPTAGLDPYNTKRIQESILALKAKGVTSILVTHDMPTVYAVCDKVALLQHGKIGEQYTIDKLKEAPDDGAMSQFINGESA from the coding sequence ATGAACGAATCCAGGAAAGGCTTTATCGAAGTCGTAAACTTTCACAAATCCTTCGGCTCTAAAAAAGTTCATAGCGGTGTGAGCTTTTATGTTCGTAAAGGCGAATGCCTTGGACTTATCGGGGGCTCTGGAACCGGAAAGAGCGTGTTACTGCGCAGCTTGGTGGGTCTTGAAAAGCCGGATCAAGGACAAATCATTATTGATGGTACTGATATCGCACGCATGAGAGAACGAGAACTCAACGAGATTCGCAAAAAAGTGGCTTACGCCTTCCAAGGAGGCGCTCTTTTTGACTCTATGAGCGTTTATGAAAACCTCGCCTACCCTTTACGCGAACACTTTAATTTGAGTGAAAAAGAAATCGCCGATAAAATCCGCGAACAACTGGCAGAATTTGGGCTAGCCGGTTCGGAGCATTTGTTGCCCGGCAATATTTCAGGCGGTATGCAAAAGCGCGTGGGGTTAGCACGAGCCATGATGATGCATCCTGAAGTCGTTCTGTACGATGAACCGACAGCGGGTTTAGACCCCTACAATACGAAACGTATTCAAGAATCTATCCTGGCTTTAAAGGCCAAGGGTGTGACTTCTATCCTCGTTACTCACGATATGCCGACGGTCTATGCGGTTTGTGACAAAGTCGCATTGCTACAACACGGTAAAATCGGAGAGCAATACACTATTGATAAGTTGAAAGAGGCTCCAGATGACGGAGCCATGAGCCAGTTCATTAACGGAGAAAGTGCCTAA
- a CDS encoding MlaD family protein, protein MESQTSTQLKVGIFLSIGIIFILGSIFLLGADRALFTSYIRVHAHFDQVQGLSEGSVVSLSGVPVGNVEKITFLSEKNALDVQMRINEEFIGRVRQGSQVEVRTQGALGDKFVFIIPGDPSSPVVKEGEVLDIAKPTDLIGIISERGNETNRIFDTINELYKLTASLNADNRLVRIMGNLETASSNMSQMSKEAHRVLTNMNEGGTGDKLTRSVEKLDSILTKIDKGQGTLGALINDPSVHNQLKAMLGGSTQQNRVKSLLRTSIEKETKD, encoded by the coding sequence ATGGAATCACAAACAAGCACCCAATTGAAAGTCGGAATCTTTCTTTCTATCGGGATCATCTTCATTTTGGGATCCATCTTTCTGCTGGGTGCGGATCGCGCCCTTTTCACGAGCTACATCCGAGTGCATGCACACTTTGATCAGGTCCAAGGTCTTTCGGAGGGCAGCGTGGTTTCTTTATCCGGTGTTCCCGTCGGTAACGTCGAGAAAATTACTTTCTTGTCAGAGAAGAATGCTCTGGATGTGCAGATGCGCATTAATGAAGAATTCATCGGACGCGTTCGTCAAGGTTCTCAGGTTGAAGTGCGCACTCAAGGTGCGCTGGGTGATAAGTTTGTCTTCATTATTCCGGGTGATCCCTCAAGCCCCGTGGTTAAAGAAGGCGAAGTCTTAGATATCGCAAAACCCACCGATTTGATTGGCATTATTTCTGAACGCGGTAACGAAACTAACCGAATCTTTGATACCATCAACGAGCTCTATAAGCTGACGGCAAGTTTGAATGCTGACAATCGCCTGGTGCGCATTATGGGTAATCTAGAAACAGCGAGCTCTAACATGAGCCAGATGAGCAAAGAGGCTCATCGTGTCCTTACCAATATGAATGAAGGCGGCACGGGTGATAAGCTGACTCGCTCTGTGGAAAAGCTAGACTCTATCCTTACGAAAATTGATAAAGGCCAAGGCACATTAGGTGCTTTGATCAACGATCCTAGCGTCCACAATCAATTAAAAGCGATGCTTGGCGGATCGACTCAGCAAAATCGTGTGAAGTCATTGCTTCGTACTTCCATCGAAAAAGAGACGAAGGACTAA
- a CDS encoding S1 family peptidase, with translation MRKWLVLSLLLSACQSDIQPSPALIAHADSPAIVGGAEVSHEDAMTRKALHLRSLYNKQVKDDGNKITTSYKVQECTAAAISPRIILTAAHCIVENANIVRIELPVEDKKALYNVIKIVPHPDYPKEDTSDLAMMLLEISLPEDITIMTLPDAKKNLELKTVTAAGFGRTNGKKSLPGNAGILRTVDLEIASYDPNLPTFEVDQTKGRGVCQGDSGGPAMVTTGNDTMIVGVVSKSLIPQTEDPDPDWCSYRGQYINVQNHMDWIQKTFNALSLE, from the coding sequence ATGAGAAAATGGCTCGTTCTTTCCCTTTTGTTAAGTGCCTGTCAAAGCGACATCCAACCCTCCCCGGCCTTGATTGCGCACGCGGATTCACCGGCTATTGTGGGTGGCGCTGAAGTTTCACATGAAGACGCCATGACTCGAAAAGCGCTGCACCTTCGTTCCCTTTACAATAAGCAGGTGAAAGACGATGGCAACAAGATCACCACATCCTACAAAGTGCAAGAGTGCACGGCGGCGGCTATTTCACCAAGAATCATCCTGACAGCGGCTCATTGTATCGTTGAAAATGCCAACATCGTTCGTATTGAGTTGCCAGTGGAAGACAAAAAGGCGCTTTATAACGTCATAAAAATCGTGCCCCACCCCGACTACCCCAAAGAAGATACGTCAGACTTGGCTATGATGCTTTTAGAGATTTCGTTGCCTGAAGATATAACTATCATGACCTTGCCTGACGCTAAAAAAAACTTAGAACTTAAAACCGTCACGGCCGCAGGTTTTGGCCGAACCAACGGAAAAAAATCTTTGCCAGGAAATGCAGGGATACTTAGAACCGTCGATCTTGAGATCGCCTCTTATGATCCTAACCTTCCCACTTTTGAAGTCGATCAAACAAAAGGGAGAGGCGTTTGCCAAGGCGATTCTGGTGGACCGGCAATGGTCACCACCGGCAACGACACGATGATTGTCGGCGTAGTTTCAAAGTCTTTGATTCCACAAACGGAAGATCCAGATCCCGATTGGTGCAGTTATCGCGGTCAGTACATCAATGTTCAGAACCATATGGACTGGATTCAAAAAACTTTTAACGCTTTATCTTTAGAGTAG
- a CDS encoding DUF721 domain-containing protein, producing the protein MDYTNKPKRKFSIGSEVLQSLFENGKSPLSEQFMRWKLWAKWEEVVGPTIAKNAEPVGFQRGVLYVWVRNSTWMQQMSFMGNHIRDTINQKFEKNFVKYIKFTLDRREVPSADQQGFREMIQKIAPEDDND; encoded by the coding sequence ATGGATTACACAAACAAACCCAAGCGTAAATTTTCTATCGGCTCGGAAGTACTACAGAGTCTTTTTGAAAATGGCAAGTCGCCATTGTCAGAGCAATTTATGCGTTGGAAATTGTGGGCGAAATGGGAAGAAGTCGTGGGGCCCACCATTGCGAAAAATGCCGAGCCTGTCGGTTTTCAGCGCGGTGTTTTGTATGTTTGGGTGCGAAACTCAACCTGGATGCAACAGATGAGTTTTATGGGGAATCACATTCGTGACACCATCAACCAAAAATTTGAGAAGAATTTTGTAAAATATATCAAGTTCACTCTGGACCGCCGCGAAGTTCCTTCGGCGGATCAACAGGGTTTCCGAGAGATGATTCAAAAGATCGCTCCCGAAGACGACAACGACTAA
- the trmFO gene encoding methylenetetrahydrofolate--tRNA-(uracil(54)-C(5))-methyltransferase (FADH(2)-oxidizing) TrmFO has product MTNFTQNQKITVVGAGLAGSECALQLADMGYQVVLYEMRDKTMTPAHKTHKFAELVCSNSFGSLGEHSAPGQLKWEAKKMNSHILDAAFKAQVPAGQALGMDREVFSEIVTEKIKNHPRIEVRNDVVTSLSSLPRPTVIATGPLTHDELAEDMRKHFGDEFLYFFDAIAPIIDADTINTEIAWKADRYDKGTGDYYNCPMNKEEYNRFIEEIKNARKIEPKHFETTNFFEGCMPIEVMVDRGPQTLRFGPMKPIGLDDPRTGRYPWAVVQLRQDNKEGTAYNMVGFQTRMAYGEQVRVFRMIPGLENAEFLKLGSIHRNLFINSPKRLNQDLSSKNDPWLFFAGQITGVEGYFESTCTGLMVAHFLNQKLQDRPFTPPPRASAFGSLLEAITDPTRAEHFQPTNINFALLPPLAEKERDKELRKKKQITLAREALQNWNP; this is encoded by the coding sequence ATGACAAATTTCACTCAAAATCAAAAAATTACAGTGGTTGGTGCAGGGCTCGCAGGCTCGGAATGCGCATTACAATTGGCTGACATGGGATATCAAGTCGTTCTTTACGAAATGCGCGACAAAACCATGACGCCTGCTCATAAAACTCACAAGTTCGCAGAGCTTGTTTGTTCGAATTCTTTTGGCAGTTTGGGAGAGCACTCCGCACCAGGACAATTGAAGTGGGAAGCAAAAAAAATGAATTCCCACATCTTGGATGCGGCCTTCAAAGCTCAAGTTCCAGCAGGCCAAGCTTTAGGAATGGACCGCGAAGTCTTTTCTGAAATCGTCACCGAGAAAATTAAAAATCATCCTCGAATCGAAGTTCGCAACGATGTGGTAACATCGCTGAGTTCACTTCCGCGCCCGACCGTCATCGCCACGGGCCCTTTGACTCATGACGAACTCGCCGAAGACATGCGCAAACATTTCGGCGACGAATTTCTTTACTTCTTCGACGCCATTGCGCCAATCATTGACGCCGATACCATCAACACGGAAATCGCGTGGAAAGCCGACCGTTACGATAAAGGCACGGGCGACTACTACAACTGTCCGATGAACAAAGAAGAATACAATCGGTTCATCGAAGAAATCAAAAACGCACGTAAGATCGAACCAAAACATTTCGAGACGACGAACTTTTTTGAAGGCTGCATGCCGATTGAAGTGATGGTGGACCGTGGTCCTCAGACTCTGCGTTTCGGTCCCATGAAACCGATCGGCTTGGATGATCCACGCACAGGTCGTTATCCTTGGGCCGTCGTCCAATTAAGACAAGACAACAAAGAAGGCACGGCCTACAACATGGTCGGCTTTCAAACTCGCATGGCGTACGGAGAACAAGTGCGCGTCTTCCGCATGATTCCAGGGTTAGAAAATGCAGAGTTCCTAAAGCTAGGAAGCATTCACCGCAACCTCTTCATCAATTCTCCGAAAAGATTGAATCAAGATTTGTCCTCCAAGAATGATCCTTGGTTGTTCTTTGCGGGCCAAATCACAGGTGTCGAAGGATACTTCGAATCGACGTGTACGGGACTGATGGTCGCGCATTTCTTGAATCAAAAACTTCAAGACCGCCCTTTCACACCACCACCAAGAGCCAGCGCCTTTGGTTCTTTGTTAGAAGCAATCACGGATCCTACAAGAGCAGAGCACTTCCAACCTACGAACATCAACTTCGCCCTTCTTCCACCATTGGCAGAAAAAGAGCGCGACAAAGAACTTCGCAAGAAAAAGCAAATCACTTTAGCTCGCGAAGCTTTGCAAAACTGGAATCCCTAA
- a CDS encoding thymidine kinase, whose protein sequence is MSEFSYVQSRGWIEIVVGSMFSGKTEELIRRLRRAEFARLQIQVFKPIIDKRYNEMAVTSHNMTTMDSLPIHDAEEIWSHLKPGTKVVGIDEGQFFSANLVQVAQDLADRGLRVIIAGLDTDWQGKPFEPMPTLMAIAESVTKQHAVCVVCGAQASRTQRTSGGDNQVLVGAHDSYEARCRDHFKPEVDQPTLDWKLKREMEIS, encoded by the coding sequence GTGTCTGAGTTTTCTTATGTTCAAAGTAGAGGGTGGATTGAAATCGTTGTTGGGTCGATGTTCAGTGGGAAGACTGAAGAGTTGATTCGTCGATTGCGTCGGGCGGAGTTTGCTCGGCTTCAGATTCAGGTTTTTAAGCCTATTATTGATAAACGTTATAATGAGATGGCAGTGACTTCTCATAATATGACGACGATGGATTCTTTGCCGATTCATGATGCGGAAGAGATTTGGAGTCATTTGAAGCCGGGAACTAAAGTTGTCGGTATTGATGAGGGGCAGTTCTTTTCTGCGAACCTGGTGCAGGTGGCCCAGGATCTTGCTGATCGTGGGCTTCGTGTGATTATTGCGGGTTTGGATACGGATTGGCAGGGGAAGCCTTTTGAGCCGATGCCGACTTTGATGGCGATTGCTGAAAGCGTGACGAAGCAACACGCGGTGTGCGTGGTTTGTGGTGCTCAAGCTAGCCGTACGCAAAGAACTTCAGGTGGAGACAATCAGGTTCTTGTTGGGGCTCATGATTCTTATGAAGCTCGTTGCCGTGACCACTTCAAGCCTGAAGTGGATCAGCCGACATTAGATTGGAAATTAAAACGTGAAATGGAAATCTCCTAA
- the mltF gene encoding membrane-bound lytic murein transglycosylase MltF: protein MGMFLRFRQKLTKVALVSALGFTTIAMNGCDAIYWDEQETLSRVQAKGEVVVLTTQSPLIYSKPKKGVAFGIDHDLLENFAHRYNLKIRYVVLPDEDSVIRALMKGEGDIAAARLRTPRNNTGFLKSPAYEETFLSLYCHKKSQVQNIQDLNGKRIQLLNKDNYFGLSQRLLQLSPSVQLEILENTKTQDLFTGLPQRKTDCVIAENFSGDFYTRYHTSVEKVTALTESYSLSWLLTPDNYDLVQLMNAWYQQASRDDEIMRTLDRYKTYLAQLDKRDIAQFFKKIRSTLPLYRQAFKDAGEEHGLPWQLIASVAYQESHWNPDARSFTGVRGLMQLTTETADHVGIEDRTDPMQSIWGGSKYLRYLWNRTPNDLNPKDRLALTLAAYNVGVAHLKDAQKLAEKMGRNPNSWRHLREVLPLLANPDYAAELEYGPARGYETVDFVERVKSFYNLMNSGV, encoded by the coding sequence ATGGGAATGTTTTTAAGATTTCGACAGAAATTAACCAAGGTCGCTCTAGTCAGCGCTTTGGGTTTTACGACGATCGCAATGAATGGCTGTGACGCCATTTATTGGGACGAGCAAGAAACTTTGTCCCGTGTTCAAGCTAAAGGCGAAGTTGTTGTCCTCACCACGCAAAGTCCTCTTATATATAGTAAGCCGAAAAAAGGGGTGGCGTTCGGAATCGACCACGATCTGTTAGAAAACTTCGCTCACCGCTACAACCTCAAGATCCGTTACGTGGTTCTTCCTGATGAAGACTCGGTGATAAGGGCTTTGATGAAGGGTGAGGGCGATATTGCGGCCGCTCGTTTGAGGACTCCTCGCAATAATACAGGCTTTTTGAAAAGCCCGGCCTATGAAGAGACTTTCTTAAGTCTTTACTGCCACAAAAAATCCCAAGTTCAAAATATCCAGGATCTTAACGGCAAACGCATCCAGCTTCTTAATAAAGACAACTACTTCGGTCTTTCACAACGCCTGCTTCAACTTTCTCCGTCAGTCCAACTTGAAATTTTAGAAAACACGAAAACTCAGGATTTATTCACGGGTCTTCCGCAACGTAAAACGGATTGCGTGATCGCTGAAAACTTCAGTGGAGATTTCTATACGCGCTATCACACCTCCGTAGAAAAAGTGACGGCCCTGACGGAGTCTTATTCATTAAGCTGGCTTTTAACTCCAGATAATTATGATCTCGTGCAGTTAATGAATGCTTGGTATCAGCAAGCCTCTCGCGATGATGAAATCATGCGTACCTTGGATCGTTACAAAACTTATCTGGCACAACTGGATAAACGCGACATCGCTCAATTCTTTAAAAAGATTCGTTCGACACTTCCTCTTTACCGCCAGGCTTTCAAAGATGCCGGTGAAGAGCATGGTCTTCCTTGGCAGTTGATTGCTTCCGTAGCTTATCAAGAATCTCATTGGAATCCCGATGCTCGCAGTTTTACTGGCGTGCGCGGACTGATGCAGCTAACGACAGAGACAGCCGATCACGTGGGAATCGAAGATCGCACCGACCCTATGCAAAGTATTTGGGGCGGATCGAAGTATCTTCGTTACTTGTGGAATCGCACTCCGAATGATTTAAATCCCAAAGACCGCCTGGCTTTAACTTTAGCGGCTTATAATGTCGGCGTCGCGCACTTGAAAGATGCTCAGAAGTTGGCTGAAAAAATGGGGCGAAATCCGAATTCCTGGAGACACTTGCGTGAAGTACTTCCGCTTCTAGCAAATCCTGATTATGCGGCTGAGCTTGAATACGGGCCGGCACGTGGTTACGAAACGGTGGATTTTGTAGAGCGAGTGAAGTCCTTCTATAACTTGATGAATTCTGGCGTTTAA
- the glmS gene encoding glutamine--fructose-6-phosphate transaminase (isomerizing), with amino-acid sequence MCGIVGYLGPQNPKDVIISGLKKLEYRGYDSAGVAILDGGKTKRVRAQGKLKNLEEKLTSEKFDGRIGIGHTRWATHGKPSERNAHPHQVRGINLVHNGIIENYLEIREELLAQGAEITSDTDSELVAHLIANEVEVTKDLFKAVEGVLQKIRGAFSILVMWEQDPDRLVAFKDGPPLVVGIGEKEMFVASDVQALIQYTKKFVYLDDREIVSIKGADVQFFSANGFPIQKKVVELNWNPEMVEKQGYAHYMLKEIYEQPRAVAAAIEPHVNPENFSVALKNVGFGGQPVQKLDELDAKADWAKTQEVFKNIDRVFIIACGTSNYAGMVGKYLIEQLAKVPVECDIASEFRYRNPVIPPRSLVMTISQSGETADTLAAIRMAKELGATTLSICNVRNSTIDREAHGHLYMNSGPEIGVASTKAFTSTMAVLNCFAISLARARGAMDEATEKELVKSLLAVPSQMEGVLAYDKYFEEAASGLKLFRGFLYMGRGTSFPIAMEGALKLKELAYMHAEGYAAGEMKHGPLALIDERMAIVMVAPTDHLYEKTISNLEEARARGGKVISIGTGENEKLRAISEYYLAIPKAHWTVESILTVIPLQLMSYHLACNLGYDVDQPRNLAKSVTVE; translated from the coding sequence ATGTGTGGTATCGTTGGCTATTTAGGCCCTCAAAATCCAAAAGATGTCATTATCAGCGGTCTTAAAAAATTAGAATACCGTGGATACGACAGCGCGGGTGTGGCTATTCTTGACGGCGGCAAAACAAAACGTGTGCGCGCTCAAGGTAAACTTAAGAATTTGGAAGAAAAACTGACGTCCGAGAAATTCGATGGCCGTATTGGCATCGGGCATACTCGTTGGGCGACTCATGGTAAACCTTCTGAAAGAAATGCCCATCCTCACCAAGTTCGCGGCATCAATCTTGTTCACAATGGTATTATCGAAAACTACCTTGAAATTCGTGAAGAGCTTCTGGCTCAAGGCGCTGAGATCACTTCAGACACAGACTCTGAACTTGTCGCGCATTTGATCGCCAACGAAGTGGAAGTGACAAAAGATCTTTTCAAAGCCGTTGAAGGTGTTCTGCAAAAGATTCGTGGTGCGTTCTCGATCCTTGTGATGTGGGAACAGGATCCGGATCGCCTTGTGGCTTTCAAAGACGGTCCACCGCTTGTTGTTGGTATCGGTGAAAAAGAAATGTTTGTGGCTAGCGACGTGCAAGCCTTGATTCAGTACACGAAAAAATTCGTTTATTTGGATGACCGCGAAATCGTGTCGATCAAAGGTGCCGATGTTCAATTCTTCTCTGCCAATGGCTTCCCCATTCAAAAGAAAGTGGTTGAGCTGAACTGGAATCCAGAGATGGTTGAAAAACAGGGTTATGCTCACTACATGCTTAAAGAAATTTATGAGCAGCCTCGCGCCGTCGCGGCAGCGATTGAGCCGCACGTGAATCCAGAGAATTTCTCTGTGGCTCTAAAAAATGTCGGCTTTGGCGGCCAGCCTGTTCAAAAATTGGATGAGCTTGATGCGAAGGCAGACTGGGCTAAAACTCAGGAAGTCTTTAAGAACATCGATCGCGTTTTCATCATTGCCTGCGGTACAAGTAATTATGCCGGCATGGTCGGTAAATACCTGATCGAACAGTTGGCGAAAGTTCCAGTTGAATGTGATATCGCAAGTGAATTCCGTTATCGCAATCCGGTGATTCCTCCTCGCAGCTTGGTAATGACGATCTCTCAAAGTGGTGAAACTGCCGATACTTTGGCGGCGATTCGTATGGCGAAAGAGCTGGGTGCGACGACTTTGAGTATCTGTAACGTGCGCAACTCGACAATTGATCGTGAAGCTCATGGTCACTTGTACATGAACTCGGGCCCAGAGATTGGTGTGGCGTCGACAAAAGCTTTCACCAGTACAATGGCTGTTCTTAACTGCTTCGCGATTTCATTGGCGCGCGCTCGTGGTGCGATGGATGAAGCAACCGAAAAAGAATTGGTGAAATCTTTGCTAGCGGTTCCAAGTCAGATGGAAGGTGTGTTGGCTTATGACAAATATTTCGAAGAAGCCGCTTCAGGTTTGAAGCTGTTCCGCGGCTTCTTGTATATGGGTCGTGGCACAAGCTTCCCGATCGCAATGGAAGGTGCTTTGAAGTTGAAGGAACTTGCTTACATGCACGCTGAAGGTTATGCCGCAGGTGAAATGAAGCACGGTCCGTTGGCGTTGATTGACGAGCGCATGGCTATTGTCATGGTGGCTCCGACAGATCACCTTTATGAAAAAACGATCAGCAATCTGGAAGAAGCGCGTGCCCGTGGCGGTAAAGTGATTTCTATCGGGACTGGCGAAAATGAAAAACTTCGTGCGATCAGTGAATACTATTTGGCTATTCCAAAAGCTCACTGGACCGTAGAGTCTATCTTGACGGTTATCCCATTGCAGCTGATGTCTTACCACTTGGCTTGCAACCTTGGTTACGATGTGGATCAACCACGCAACCTCGCAAAATCAGTGACTGTTGAATAA
- the glmU gene encoding bifunctional UDP-N-acetylglucosamine diphosphorylase/glucosamine-1-phosphate N-acetyltransferase GlmU — protein MSVNSSEKLTVIALAAGKGTRMKSPLPKVLHPVAGRPMIEKVIQASKGAGAAEVRVIVGHGQNLVRQVVEPMGVACYVQDEQLGTAHAVRCAKPETIEGDVVIMNGDHPLIEASDIKDFVRHFRDEKCDLAVVTAVIKTPGEFGRIVRHRGELAAIVEAKDASAETLKIKEINTGIYVVKGSVLAEYLPKISNNNAKKEFYITDLISLCISDKLRVQAIQSTPKVAVGVNNQVELAKATRLLFKRKALRLMEEGVLMIDPRTVYVEDSVEIGAGTVLYPNVFIRGRSKVGSFTVIESNSFISDSEIGDSVQVRGGSYLEQSKLHNKVSVGPYARLRPETEIFEEAHVGNFVEMKKVKFGKKSKAGHLTYLGDAEIGEEVNVGCGTITCNYAADRKKYKTKIGNRVFVGSDTQFVAPIEVGDDAIIGSGSTITKNVPAKALAVARGKQFVKENYAVKAAEQEVAETESK, from the coding sequence ATGTCAGTCAATTCATCTGAGAAGTTAACTGTGATCGCTCTTGCTGCCGGTAAGGGCACACGTATGAAATCACCACTTCCTAAAGTTCTTCATCCCGTGGCAGGACGCCCGATGATTGAAAAAGTAATCCAGGCTTCTAAAGGGGCCGGTGCTGCCGAAGTTCGTGTGATCGTAGGTCATGGACAAAATCTCGTCCGCCAGGTCGTCGAGCCCATGGGTGTCGCATGTTATGTTCAAGACGAACAATTGGGCACCGCCCACGCGGTTCGTTGCGCAAAACCAGAAACCATCGAAGGTGACGTTGTTATCATGAACGGCGACCATCCTTTGATTGAAGCTTCGGATATCAAAGACTTCGTCCGTCACTTCCGTGATGAAAAATGTGATCTTGCGGTAGTAACAGCAGTTATTAAAACTCCGGGCGAGTTCGGACGTATCGTACGCCACCGTGGTGAGCTGGCGGCCATTGTTGAAGCAAAAGATGCTTCGGCTGAAACTCTGAAGATCAAAGAGATCAACACTGGCATTTATGTCGTAAAGGGCTCTGTACTTGCGGAATACCTTCCGAAGATTTCAAATAACAACGCGAAAAAAGAATTCTACATCACGGATCTTATTTCCTTGTGCATCTCGGACAAGTTGCGTGTTCAAGCTATTCAGTCGACTCCGAAAGTCGCTGTGGGTGTAAACAACCAAGTGGAGCTGGCGAAAGCGACGCGTCTTTTGTTTAAGCGCAAAGCTTTGCGCTTAATGGAAGAAGGCGTTTTGATGATTGATCCTCGCACGGTCTATGTGGAAGACAGTGTGGAGATCGGCGCGGGCACAGTGCTTTACCCGAACGTCTTTATTCGTGGTCGTTCCAAAGTGGGCTCTTTCACGGTGATCGAGTCGAACAGTTTTATTTCTGATTCTGAAATCGGCGACAGCGTTCAAGTGCGCGGCGGAAGCTACCTTGAGCAATCAAAGCTTCACAATAAGGTTTCTGTCGGACCTTACGCTCGTCTTCGTCCTGAGACAGAAATCTTTGAAGAAGCCCACGTTGGAAACTTCGTCGAGATGAAGAAAGTGAAGTTCGGTAAAAAGTCGAAAGCGGGTCACCTGACGTATCTTGGCGACGCCGAGATCGGTGAAGAAGTGAATGTAGGTTGCGGAACTATAACTTGTAATTACGCAGCTGACAGAAAGAAATATAAAACGAAGATTGGAAACCGTGTCTTCGTAGGCAGTGACACTCAGTTCGTGGCTCCTATCGAAGTCGGTGATGACGCCATCATCGGTTCCGGATCGACGATTACTAAAAATGTCCCAGCGAAAGCTTTGGCCGTCGCTCGTGGCAAACAATTCGTTAAAGAAAACTACGCTGTCAAAGCCGCTGAACAAGAAGTGGCCGAGACTGAAAGCAAATAG